A window of Candidatus Paceibacterota bacterium genomic DNA:
GGGCTATGGGACGATGTTAGAACCTATTGGCAAAATAAAAAAGGCCGCTGGGCAAACCATACGGCTCTTTTTGATTTTCTGTATCGCGCAAGCGTATTCAATTATTGCTGTTACACCTACACGGCAATACATTCAACGATGGCATGATGCCATAAGCTTCTGGGTTTAGCGTGCCGTGACATTTAGAGCAGAATTTTGCTCCGCAACTGTTACATTCATGGTCATCAACCTCGCCGGTACGACAAACAGGACAACTTCCTTCACAACCACAATCTGACATAATACCCTCCTTTTAGGTCTTAGGAAAAATCTTCACCGCCACACTCTTTACACCCTGGTCCGTCCAATGCTGTACGTGAACCGCAAAAAGGACAAAATGCATTCCATAATGGTCCGCCCTCAAATAATAAACTATCTCCAGGAATTGGCACTCCCTGAAAGCAATGAGGCCCATTATGTTCCTTTTTGAGAACGCACAACTTTTCTCCACTTGCAAGACCGCATCTCTCAATATTTGTCGAAACTGCCATAACTTATTACCTCCCTAACAAAGTGTACTATATTCCAAAATTATCAAATTCCATAAAAAAATCAAGTCCTCTTTCAAAAAACCGCCCTCTGTGCGAAGCGGCGGATATCGACTCGTTCTAGCGGATAATTTTAGAACCAAACTACTTCTCCGCAATTAAAAAGTGGTGATAAGTAGGGTATTTTAACGTATCTATTCCGTATATCTTTTTTATCTGTTTTACTTCTTCTTTTGTTTTATTAATAACTTTTTTAACTTTATATTTTTTAAATTCTACCTCCTTCATTATTTTATTTATAGTTTCTTTAGTATGAAAACATTGCCATTGGCCAGAATCAAAAACTCTAAATTCTTTCTTATCAAATCGAGGTTTCGTATTATAAATCTTCATTAATTCTATAACTGCTTCAAAAGAAGGTAAAAAAGCCACAAATCTGCCCTTAGGTTTCAATACTCTATATACCTCTTTAACTATTCTATAAACCTCTTTTCTTTTTTCGGGAAGAATTGAATTAACGGATACTACTGTATCAAAAGTACCCTTACTAAATGGAAGATTTCTGCTATCAGCAAGTTTATATTCTAAATTCGGATGGGAAAATAAATGAACAGCTACTTCCAACATTTTTTTACTAAAATCTGTAGCTGTTACTTTATTCTTTTGTCTTATCAACTCTCTATTCAAATAAGGCACTGAGCCTGTTCCTAAATTCAAAACCCTGCCTTTCTTTATTACTGCTAAGATTTGTTTTTTCCTTTGAGGTACTTTCGTCAACGAAAGTACCTCTTCTTCATACTTATTGGCGAATTTGTCCCAAATTTTTTTTGACATAGATAAAAATTAATACCTTTTTATTATTTTACCAAAAAACCGCCTGACTGGCGATTTTATTTGTGCCCCCAGCAGGAATTTCACCCCGCACCTTTTTAATGTGTCCCCACTCCGATTCGAACGGAGATTATAACCTCCGGAGGATTATGCTTTATCCATTAAGCTATGGGGACATAAAGGTGCGGGGCAGGCCTGCATTTTAAGTTCCGGAAACTCATGTTCTATCCATTAAACTATAGGGGCTTTTTAGTGATTATATAAATATTACCCTCTTTAGATTTTTTATTTCTAAAACCGCCTATTTTCTTTGTTTTTAAACCCGACTGTTCAGCTAATTCTTTTAGTTCGCTTTTCGTAAAAAAGTGAACGTAGCGCAAGAGAATATTGCGCCAAGGAATGAAAAAATCTTTAAAATCGAGCTTTGATTTTCCTAAAATTTTTAAGACAAAACATTTTAAAAAATTTAAAAATCTTTTGTACCGACCGGTTAGAATCATATCAATCGGATTTAAGTTCCAAACAGTTAAAATTAACGTTCCTTTGGGCTTCATGATTCTTTTTATCTCTTCTAAAAATTTGAGGCGCAATTCTTTAGATGGAATATGATGCAATACGGCAATACATAAAACTCTATCGAAAAGATTATCCGGAAATGGTAAATTAAAAGCAGACGAAACTAGAAAATTACCGTTAGGATACTTGTTTTTCGCAATTTCAATTAATCTTTCTGAAAAATCTATTCCAGTATAGTCAACTTTTTTGTCGTTAAATATTTCAAAAAATCTCCCATTTCCACAACCTAGATCTAAAACTTTATCTCCGACAAAAATGTGTCGCAAGAACCATTCTTTCTCTTTAAGAGGAACGAAACTTCTAGTCTTTGACCAGTCCTCAGCAATCAAGTTATAATCTTCCTTAGTTTTATTTAATAAATATTGAGCAAAATCTTTATCCATGGATTATAAAGAATTAATAATCAGAGAAATTATTAAAAATCGGGTAAAAAACCGAAATGATTTAGCTAAAATCAAGAGAAAAGCTGCCAAAAACCACAAAATCCCTTGTCCAGATAACATTTCTCTATTAAAAACTTACCACGAATTAACTAAAAAGAAAAAGATAAAAAAATCACCACTTTTGGAGTTTTTATTAATAACAAGGCCGATTCGTTCTTTATCCGGTATAGTTAACATTTCAGTTCTCACCAAACCCTACCCTTGTCCTGGCAAATGCCTTTATTGCCCACAAGAAGTAAATATCCCCAAAAGCTATGTTTCAGGGGAACCAGCCGTAGAAAGAGCTAAAAAACTGCATTATGACCCGTATTTACAAACAAAATTAAGAATTGAGATGCTGGAAAACGAAGGACATCCCACTGATAAAATCGAACTGAGAATTGTCGGTGGCACCTGGTCTTTCTACCCTAAAAAATACCAGGAATGGTTTGTCAAAAGATGCTTTGACGCCTGTAATAAAAGAAAAAACAAAACCTTAAAAGAGGCTCAAACAATCAATGAAAAAGCAAAACACAGAATAGTCGGATTGTCCATCGAAACAAGGCCGGATTTCATAAACGAAAAGGAAATCACACATTTAAGAGACTTAGGAGCAACAATGGTTGAATTAGGAGTGCAAACGATTTATAACGACATTCTCGACATAAACCTAAGAGGACACAAAGTAAAAGAAACAATTTCAGCAACAAAGCTTTTAAAAGACGCTGGTTTTAAGGTTCTTTACCAGATAATGCCCAATCTACCAGGTTCCAACATCAAAAAAGACGAAGCAATGTTCAAAGAATTATTCAAAAACCAAGATTTTCAGCCAGATCTCTTAAAGATATATCCTTGCGCACTTTTAAAAGAAGCTCCTCTATATAAATTATGGAAAAAGAAAAAATATAAGCCATATACAGAAAAACAACTAATAAATCTAATTAAAACAATAAAAAAGAAAATCCCTTCATATATAAGAATTCAAAGGATAAGCAGGGATATTCCTTCTTCGCGCATTATCGCTGGTCCGGCCAAAATCTCTAATATCCGCCAGATTCTAAAAAACCAAAATCTACACTGTAAATGCATAAGATGCAGGGAAGTAAGAGATAACTACAAAACAAAAGAAAAATTGTATTTATTCAAAAAAGAATATAAAGCTTCCAAGGGCAAAGAAATATTTCTGAGCTTTGAAAACAAAAATAGAACAAAGCTTCACAGTTTACTCCGTTTAAGGAAAACTTCAGAAAACAAAGCAATTATCCGCGAAGTCCACACTTTCGGGCAACAAATACCGATAAGCGAACGTCAAAGCTCAATATCCCCCCAGCACCATGGACTGGGCAAGAAACTAATTAAAGAAGCTGAAAGAATTACCAAAAAAGAACTCAATTTAAAAAAAATCAGCGTTATTGCCGCTGTCGGAGCAAGAAACTATTTCAAAAAATCAGGGTATAAGCTGGAAAACACTTATATGGTTAAGATTCTTTAACCCTACGTTCTTCAGCTTTCTTCGTGCTTTTATATATAAACCTGCTAGGCGTCCGGTAAGCCAATTTCCCTCTTTTCGCTCTTTTTGATGAATAATTCTTCATTTTTTTGCTTTACAAGACTTTTGTACAGTTCATCAATCAATCTTTCATGCTCTTTCGAACTTAAACTATCCCGGCGAATCCGGGCTTTTTCAAAACGAATATATTTGCACAGTGATTTTGGCAGTTTCTTTTTCATGAAATATATAAGATTATTCCCCTTTATTATTTTTCTTTTTATTTAACAACTCGAATTCTTCCCTGACTATCTGCCTGTCATCCCAGGCTATTTTCTCGTCTCTAGCCACGCACATCCACGGTTCGCAGCCTTTACCGGTAATTACTACTGTATCACCTTCTTTAGCTAATTTCAAAGATTTCTTAATCGCTTTCCTGCGATCTAAAACTTTAAAAACTTTTGATTTTTGCTTTTTGGATTTTGAACTTGCAATGCCGGAAAAAACTTCTTCCAAAATTTTCTTCGGATCTTCATCATACGGGTCTTCATCAGTCAGAATAATCTCGTCGCAGTACTTGGCGGCAATTTCTCCCATTTTCGGCCTCTTCCATTTATCCCTACCTCCGCCAGCTGAACCGAGAAGACAGATTAATCTTTTTCCTTTTAATGACTGGTAAACTTTTTCGAGAGCATCGGGAGTATGAGCATAGTCAACAATAACTTTGAAAGGGTCATCAATAACAATTTCCATTCTGCCTGGCATTTTTTCAATCTTTTCTAAAATTGCTTTGCAGGAGGGCAAATTAATTTCTTCTGATAATCCTACGCAAATAGCTGCCAAAGCGTTAAAAAGATTAAACTGCCCCAATAATTTCAAATCAACTCTAACATCTTTAATTTCTTTTAAAATTTTTGCTTTTTTATCAATAAGCTTTATCTCCTGTTTTTTGTTTTTGATCCCGTAAAGATATTTTTTCTCGGCAGGAAATGTTAAAAAATAGTCTTTATTCTCATCATCTGAATTAATAATATGTATTTTTCTAACGGCTTTGAAAAGCTGTCCCTTGGTTCTGCGATAATTTTCAAAACTGCCGTGCCTTTCAATGTGTTCTGGCGCCAAATTGGTAAAAACCGCTGTCTTAAAATCAATAAACTTATGGCGATGCTGCAAAATACCTTCTGAGGTTACCTCCAATATCGCGTATTTGCAGCCGTAATCCAACGCCTCCCTTAAAAATCTCTGGATTTGAAAACGGCCTGGCATTGTCATTTTCAACATGTTAGGCCTTTCATTGCTGTTTATCTTAAACCTTATCGAGGAAAGGGAAGCGGTTTTATGGCCGGCTTCTTGGAAAATGCGATGGCAAAAATCAACAACCGTTGATTTGCCCTTAGTACCGGTTATGCCGATAATCGTCATTTTCTTCCCAGGAAAGCGATATAAAAGAGCACCCAAAAAAGCGAGTAAAAAATGATACCAGTCAATTAAAAAAGAAGGTGTAATTTTTTTGATCAATTCCTTCATAATTTTCTTCTCTTCATATTCTAGACAAATTATCTCCAAAATAAAAGGGGCGAACTAAAATGTAAGCAGCTTGAAAATAAAGATAATTTAAGATAAAAATAAGCAGGATGTTCACCCCGTTTAGAAATTTTAACTGAATGGGGTTATACTGAAATACTATGCGCCAAAAATTTCTAACGGGGTTTAAAATTGTCTCAAAATTCAAACCGACCGGCGATCAGCCGGAAGCAATAAAGAAATTGGTAAAAAACTTAAAAACTGGCATAAAACACCAGGTGCTTTTGGGTGTTACTGGCTCTGGCAAAACCTTTACCATGGCCAAAGCAATTGAAAAGATCCAAAAGCCGGTATTAATTATTTCACATAATAAAACATTGGCTGCCCAATTATATCAGGAATTCAAAGAATTCTTCCCGAAAAACGCTGTCCATTACTTTGTTTCGTATTACGACTATTATCAGCCAGAAGCCTATATTCCACAAACAGATACATACATTGAAAAAGACGCCAAAATTAACAAAGAAATAGACAGACTAAGGCATGCAGCTGTCCAAGATCTGTTATCAAGAAAAGACATCATTATTATTGCTTCGGTTTCCTGTATT
This region includes:
- a CDS encoding class I SAM-dependent methyltransferase, giving the protein MSKKIWDKFANKYEEEVLSLTKVPQRKKQILAVIKKGRVLNLGTGSVPYLNRELIRQKNKVTATDFSKKMLEVAVHLFSHPNLEYKLADSRNLPFSKGTFDTVVSVNSILPEKRKEVYRIVKEVYRVLKPKGRFVAFLPSFEAVIELMKIYNTKPRFDKKEFRVFDSGQWQCFHTKETINKIMKEVEFKKYKVKKVINKTKEEVKQIKKIYGIDTLKYPTYHHFLIAEK
- a CDS encoding methyltransferase domain-containing protein → MDKDFAQYLLNKTKEDYNLIAEDWSKTRSFVPLKEKEWFLRHIFVGDKVLDLGCGNGRFFEIFNDKKVDYTGIDFSERLIEIAKNKYPNGNFLVSSAFNLPFPDNLFDRVLCIAVLHHIPSKELRLKFLEEIKRIMKPKGTLILTVWNLNPIDMILTGRYKRFLNFLKCFVLKILGKSKLDFKDFFIPWRNILLRYVHFFTKSELKELAEQSGLKTKKIGGFRNKKSKEGNIYIITKKPL
- a CDS encoding tRNA uridine(34) 5-carboxymethylaminomethyl modification radical SAM/GNAT enzyme Elp3 — translated: MDYKELIIREIIKNRVKNRNDLAKIKRKAAKNHKIPCPDNISLLKTYHELTKKKKIKKSPLLEFLLITRPIRSLSGIVNISVLTKPYPCPGKCLYCPQEVNIPKSYVSGEPAVERAKKLHYDPYLQTKLRIEMLENEGHPTDKIELRIVGGTWSFYPKKYQEWFVKRCFDACNKRKNKTLKEAQTINEKAKHRIVGLSIETRPDFINEKEITHLRDLGATMVELGVQTIYNDILDINLRGHKVKETISATKLLKDAGFKVLYQIMPNLPGSNIKKDEAMFKELFKNQDFQPDLLKIYPCALLKEAPLYKLWKKKKYKPYTEKQLINLIKTIKKKIPSYIRIQRISRDIPSSRIIAGPAKISNIRQILKNQNLHCKCIRCREVRDNYKTKEKLYLFKKEYKASKGKEIFLSFENKNRTKLHSLLRLRKTSENKAIIREVHTFGQQIPISERQSSISPQHHGLGKKLIKEAERITKKELNLKKISVIAAVGARNYFKKSGYKLENTYMVKIL
- a CDS encoding UDP-N-acetylmuramoyl-L-alanyl-D-glutamate--2,6-diaminopimelate ligase, which encodes MKELIKKITPSFLIDWYHFLLAFLGALLYRFPGKKMTIIGITGTKGKSTVVDFCHRIFQEAGHKTASLSSIRFKINSNERPNMLKMTMPGRFQIQRFLREALDYGCKYAILEVTSEGILQHRHKFIDFKTAVFTNLAPEHIERHGSFENYRRTKGQLFKAVRKIHIINSDDENKDYFLTFPAEKKYLYGIKNKKQEIKLIDKKAKILKEIKDVRVDLKLLGQFNLFNALAAICVGLSEEINLPSCKAILEKIEKMPGRMEIVIDDPFKVIVDYAHTPDALEKVYQSLKGKRLICLLGSAGGGRDKWKRPKMGEIAAKYCDEIILTDEDPYDEDPKKILEEVFSGIASSKSKKQKSKVFKVLDRRKAIKKSLKLAKEGDTVVITGKGCEPWMCVARDEKIAWDDRQIVREEFELLNKKKNNKGE